In the genome of Phragmites australis chromosome 9, lpPhrAust1.1, whole genome shotgun sequence, the window AATGCAGTCAAGACTGCTGAAAATCATATGCCACTGACTTATTTCCTACGCCACAAGTTTTTTGTGTGTACACACAAGTTTTTTGTGTGTACACAGTACTAACTGAAGGCTACCATTTCTGCAGACATCTGCACGGTTGGGGCCTACAACCAAATCATTTAAATGAACAAACGTGGCCGGGACAATCTTAAGCCGCCCGCAATCGCTCCACGAGTTAAACAGAAATCTAAATTCGACCATTTCTTTCCAATCGATTTCGCAGTGGTTCATTCAGCCAGTTAGAAGTTCAGAACAGCAATGGCTGCTCGAAGAACATGTCATCTCTTGGCTCGTCCTTGGTCCTTGAGGCGTAGTACATCGCGTCGCTTTGCTGCTGGCTCGAGTAAGAGTACGACGTCTCCATCGTGTTGCCGAACCCGGACAAGGCGAATCCGCCGCCGCTCTCCGCGGCCTGCACCTGCGCGCCGTCGAGACCGCAGAACGCGCCGTGGCTGGCGCCGAACCCGTCGGGCCGAACGACGCCGCCCTGGTAGATCGCGGCCTGCTGCGCCGTTGGCCCGGCGCGGTAGAGCGAGGCGCTCCCGCGCGCGGGGGGCACGTCGTGGTTGTGTTTGCTCTCGTAGGTCGTGACCACCGCGCGCGTGTCGTGGGACGCGCGCTCCACGTGCTTCCGCACCGGGCACCCGGCCGTGGTGCACTTGTAGTAGCTCCTGAGGGCGCATCCATGCATGTGAGCGCACACGTCTCGAACACTTCAATCGTAGCAGTAGTGCTTAGATGATTGACAGCGTACGCACCTGGGGTTCGGGTTGCCCTTGACCACCTTCTGCCCGTACTTGCGCCACCGGTAGCCGTCGTCGAGGATGTCGATTGCGCTCACCGTTTGCACGACGATCCTCGGCTCCCGCACCGTCCGGTAGCCGGCCAGTGAGACCTCCTTGCCGTCACCGTCTTTCCTCCTGCAAGCAAACACAACACCATACAAGCTGATCAGCTGTTACGCTCCTATCACACAATTAACTCGAACAAGCCTGCCGCTAGTTCGAAAATTGGGTGCGGTGAGGTGACTCACCATTTCTTGGAGTCGGGTTCATCGTCATCGAGCTCGTCGGCACCGACGTCACCGCCCAGCCGCGAGCTCACGCCGTTGATCTCGTCCGTGAAGGACCCCGACGAGTTCTCGGGCGTCGCCACGGGCGTGCCTGACAGCGCGCCGAAGGAATGATCGGCCGCCGCATCGTTGGCGCTATGCAGCACGTACGATGACGCCGAGGCCGAGCTGGCGCTCCGGCGCGTGCTCTGTGGCTTGGGGTGGTTGTGCGTGCCCTTGTACACGATCTCCGTGACCTGCCCATCCGGCGATCGCTCCAACTTCTTCTTTGTGGGACAGCCGGGGAAGGTGCACTTGTAGTAGCTTAGCGGGTTCGCGCTGCCCTTCATCTGCTTCTGCCCGTACTTGCGCCAGTTGTAGCCGTCGTCCGACGATTGCCGGCTCTGCTCGCGGAAGCCGGACACCGCACTGTAGCCACCATTCCCGAGCATGTCAggccgcgtcgccgccgccgggatGCCCGAGGAGGTCGCCTCGAATGGCGTGCTGAAGTCCATGGGCGGTTCCTTGTACCTCCAtggctgctgttgctgctcgCCGTTGTACGAGTCTCCTAATCCTCCCTGCAACAGTGAAACAATAGTATTAGACGTCACATAGCATATGCACGATTGGTGCAATGGTTTCTAAAGAATTTTGACTATTGCTCTTAGAGTTGAAACACTGACTAACTACTATTGAAACACTGACTGACTACTATTGTGGTCAGTAAGTTCGAGATGTCTGAAAACTTGATTGAGTTCAGGCGATGAGTGTGAACGTCTACCTTCTTGGTCGGCGGGTTTTTTTCAACGGGATTCTTCATTTTTGGACGGATCAGTGCCGGGACAGGCGGTAAGTTGACAGTTCCAACGGAGCCATATTAGCATGGTAGGGGCGGTAGGCGCCGGAGGCGGATAGAGAGGGGGCTGTTAGATGTGAGTAAGATACTATTAAAATTAAGATCTATGATAGAGTTGTGTGTTTTAGAGTTAAATATAGGTCACGACTAAGGAGGAATCAGATTTCGATCGAAGAGACTGTATTGATAGAAGAGAAATGTTCTCAGTTGCAGGTGGAGTTACGGAGTCTGAAGTTACAAGGATAGTAGAGTCTCCGGAAGATGGTGAGTTTGAGTAAATCGGGTAGCTATCGGTGAGCGGTAAAGACGACAACTTAAGTCCGATGTACAAGTAGGTTCACGTATAACGGCTTCAAGGTAGCAAATTATTCACCAATGTAGAGTTTattggatatgtgtcgaataattgtacggAGTTGGCTACGTATAAAACTTGGTGTTGTATTAGCGGTATATAGTGAAATCCTAGTAGGACTCTAATAGAATCCTAGTAGGATTATTGTAACTAGACCTCCTCATAAATAtgtgagaaatcaagttaaaatatgcattggtttatatgtgatgactGATTGACAAAATTGTCAATTtagtttgtcgagttttggattgcttgaacttagtttgagcattttgattatggactaattggagttggagttggagaaatgtgtttgcttgtatcattgtgtgcaggtgacggatgcaacttgatagTCGACGGCGGGGTGATCGGGGTTAAGCAGAtacttggtgccggacgatcaaggaggccgagtgaaatcaaggatgatcctagctatacacgtgAAAGTCAAACAAAAcatgaaatggaggatgaaTATGACATGTTGATAATGTAAAGCGAAAGGGATGgaggtgcaagtgataaggtggcctgagggatcgggagtgggagagacttgccggcggtcaggatcgcaagaggATGTA includes:
- the LOC133929071 gene encoding WRKY transcription factor WRKY24-like, whose amino-acid sequence is MRASACPSRDHHPARHPPSTLPFGCLLRLPSMTSTPASSSAPASSGPVALSFATNSFGNFLGGGSASSGSEGIGLSKFKTMTPPSLPLSHPPASPSPSSYFNEASSFLDSPILLTPSLFPSPTTGAFPSKPFNWMGTTENLQESVRDEHRQCFDFTFETAAAVPTTMSGATQTASFPQSSMLMAPLGGLGDSYNGEQQQQPWRYKEPPMDFSTPFEATSSGIPAAATRPDMLGNGGYSAVSGFREQSRQSSDDGYNWRKYGQKQMKGSANPLSYYKCTFPGCPTKKKLERSPDGQVTEIVYKGTHNHPKPQSTRRSASSASASSYVLHSANDAAADHSFGALSGTPVATPENSSGSFTDEINGVSSRLGGDVGADELDDDEPDSKKWRKDGDGKEVSLAGYRTVREPRIVVQTVSAIDILDDGYRWRKYGQKVVKGNPNPRSYYKCTTAGCPVRKHVERASHDTRAVVTTYESKHNHDVPPARGSASLYRAGPTAQQAAIYQGGVVRPDGFGASHGAFCGLDGAQVQAAESGGGFALSGFGNTMETSYSYSSQQQSDAMYYASRTKDEPRDDMFFEQPLLF